A stretch of Girardinichthys multiradiatus isolate DD_20200921_A chromosome 20, DD_fGirMul_XY1, whole genome shotgun sequence DNA encodes these proteins:
- the LOC124856283 gene encoding globoside alpha-1,3-N-acetylgalactosaminyltransferase 1-like, whose product MALFLLCKSPAGPVRMKRIQLLLCCFVLSLIIYFFNGHKPAVNLKSAHPLTEVLGMKDGTILKDMSAIKTVDSKTPQETSWGAPLVWGDSHNSVGRRASLSERGIHVGLLALVVGTYARFVRHFLSSAETHFLPGQMVTYYILTDNPRTMDPPVELGPGRQMKVLPAAELPGWDRLAYRRMVLFAEAIWDLIGNEVDYVFCTDVDQEFVGPVEEEILGDLVATLHPEFFQMPRNQFPYEDQEDSSACVEEDEGDYYYTSEFYGGVVSQMRRLARDCSLLILQDQANKVTARALEESYLNRYLIDHRPSCVLSPEYSWWDSPMTAHVPKKRLVSLGRQCDVYDMKKREQQKC is encoded by the exons ATGGCACTTTTCCTGCTCTGCAAGTCTCCTGCAG GCCCGGTCAGAATGAAAAGAATACAGCTTCTCCTGTGCTGTTTCGTACTGTCACTTATCATAT ACTTCTTTAATGGACATAAACCTGCTGTCAATTTGAAGTCAGCCCATCCCTTAACTGAGGTATTGGGAATGAAGGATGGAACAATACTGAAAGACATGTCTGCAATCAAGACAGTGGACTCAAAAACTCCACAGGAGACATCATGGGGAGCTCCTTTAGTGTGGGGTGACAGCCACAATTCAGTGGGGCGGAGGGCCAGTCTCTCAGAACGAGGAATCCACGTAGGCCTGCTGGCCCTTGTGGTCGGAACTTATGCTCGGTTTGTCCGTCATTTCCTCTCTTCAGCTGAAACCCACTTTCTCCCTGGTCAGATGGTCACGTATTACATTCTTACAGACAATCCTCGTACTATGGATCCTCCGGTTGAGCTGGGCCCTGGACGACAGATGAAGGTGCTTCCAGCTGCGGAGCTGCCTGGTTGGGACAGGTTAGCTTACCGTCGCATGGTCCTATTTGCCGAAGCCATTTGGGACTTGATTGGCAATGAGGTTGATTACGTCTTCTGCACTGATGTTGACCAAGAGTTTGTGGGCCCAGTAGAGGAAGAAATCCTTGGAGACCTCGTGGCTACGCTTCACCCAGAGTTTTTTCAAATGCCACGAAATCAGTTCCCATACGAAGACCAAGAAGATTCATCTGCTTGCGTGGAGGAGGATGAGGGGGACTACTATTacacctcagagttttatggtGGGGTAGTTTCTCAGATGCGCAGACTTGCTCGAGACTGTTCTTTGCTCATACTTCAGGACCAGGCGAACAAGGTGACAGCCAGAGCACTGGAGGAAAGCTACTTAAACCGCTACCTGATCGACCACAGGCCGTCCTGTGTGCTGTCACCAGAGTACAGCTGGTGGGATTCGCCCATGACTGCTCACGTGCCTAAAAAGAGGCTAGTATCATTAGGAAGGCAGTGTGATGTTTATGATATGAAGAAGAGAGAGCAACAGAAATGTTGA